One window from the genome of Pseudomonas fluorescens encodes:
- the acpP gene encoding acyl carrier protein, producing MSTIEERVKKIVAEQLGVKEEEVVNTASFVEDLGADSLDTVELVMALEEEFETEIPDEEAEKITTVQAAIDYVTSHQA from the coding sequence ATGAGCACCATCGAAGAGCGCGTCAAGAAAATCGTTGCCGAGCAACTGGGCGTTAAAGAAGAAGAAGTTGTGAACACCGCTTCCTTCGTAGAAGACCTGGGTGCCGACTCCCTTGACACCGTTGAGCTGGTGATGGCTCTGGAAGAGGAATTCGAGACCGAGATTCCTGACGAAGAAGCTGAGAAGATCACTACTGTACAAGCTGCTATCGACTACGTTACCAGCCACCAGGCGTAA